The sequence GAGGATGTGGCTAAGGGAATGGGCATGGATGAAAGGATTGGCCGCCAGTTTTTAAAAGCCGGGATTGGCTATGGAGGCTCATGCTTTCCTAAGGACACCAAGGCGCTGGAAAAACTCACAGAGTACTATGATTATGATTTTAAAATCCTGAGGTCAGTCATTGAGGTGAACAGCAGGCAGAAGCAGCAGCTTTTTTATAAAGCGAAGGAAATGTTCGGGAGTTTTCAGGGGAAAAGGGTGGCAGTGCTGGGACTTGCTTTCAAGCCACACACAGACGATATCCGAGAAGCACCTGCCATCGAGCTGATTGCCAGGCTGCTGGAAGAGCATGCGGACATTTCCGTTTATGACCCGGCTGCTTCGGGCAATGTTGAAAACCTTTTTGGCAGCTTGCTTTATTATGCTGATCAAGTGGATACTGCCATCAAGGGAGCGGACGCGGTGTTCATCCTGACGGAGTGGCCGCAAATCATGCAATATGATTTGGAACGGTTTCCTTTATTGATGAGGCAGCCTATTGTTTTTGACGGCCGCAATTGCTATGACCTAAAGCATGCAGAAGCAGCAGGATTGACGTATATTTCAGTCGGCAGGAATGCGGTGAATGTCCATGCCAGCCTGAAGGGTCTCAAGTATTGATGGTCATTTTACCTGACTGGCAGTATAAGGTAAAATAAACCTAAACACCTCAGTTCAGGGGGGACAAGGATGGCTAAGGTTAAAACGAATGCGATGCGGATTCTCGATACACAGAAGGTGCCGTATGAAATACTTACTTATGACTCAAATGATGGAAAAATTGACGGTGTGTCTGTTGCTGGCAAAATTGGCCGCGAAACAGCACAGGTCTACAAAACGCTTGTTGCAGTGGGGGCAAGCAAGAATTTATATGTCTTCGTCATTCCGGTTGAAGCCGAGCTCGATTTGAAAAAGGCGGCAAAGGAAGCAGGCGAAAAGAAAGTGGAAATGCTCCCGGTCAAGGATATCCAGAAATTCACCGGCTATATCCGCGGCGGATGTTCACCGATTGGTATGAAAAAGAACTATGCTACATTTTTGGATGAAAGTGGAAAGGAACTGGAGACCATCATAGTTAGTGCCGGTAAAATCGGCTATCAGATTGAACTGTCACCCGAGAGTTTACTTCATGCTTCAGTTGGAAAATATAGCAATTTGATAAAATAGAAAAACTGTACCCTGTACAGCAGTCGCACTAAAAACGTCTGCTGCACAGGGTCTTTTTTTGTTCTCTTTAAAAAAGCTAACTAGGCATTCACCCAGCGTCAATCCCTTGCATATAGTAAGGGGGAAGTGGAAAACTTGCCGTTAGCGTTAACGGCTGGAGGGAGTGCGTTTATATGGCAGGAAAAATCCTCAACTATTTTGCCGGAGGCAACACGGCCCGCGGTTTTTACAGCTTGTATGATTCAAGCTTGCAAGGCTTGTCACGTTTATTCATCTTAAAAGGCGGTCCCGGAACAGGAAAATCATCGCTCATGAAAACAATAGGCAATGAATGGCAGAAAAAAGGCTATGATATTCAATTCCTGCACTGCTCGTCCGATAACAAATCAATTGATGGTGTATTAATCCCAGACTTGAATGCCGGTATTGTGGACGGCACGGCACCGCATGTCATTGAACCAAAGGCACCGGGGGCAGTGGAGGAGTATGTCAACCTTGGCGAAGCATGGGACTCAGGGAAGCTTCAGGAGCATAAGGAAACAATACTTGAGCTGAGTGAAAAAATCAGCAGTGCTTTCAATACGGCATACAGCCTTTTTGCTGATGCATTGAGGATTCATGATGAATGGGAAAAAATCTATATTGAAAATATGGATTTTGAAAAAGCGAATGATCTGACAAACAGATTGATCGAGAAGCTTTTTGGCGACAGCAGGTCAGCAGCTGGAAAAGGGCGGGTGCATGACAGGTTCCTTGGTGCCGCCACACCGGCTGGAGCGGTTGATTTTGTGCCCAACCTGACAGAAACAGTGGGTAAAAGATACTTCATCAAAGGCCGTCCTGGATCTGGGAAGTCGACCATGCTAAAAAAATTAGCCGCAGAAGCTCATTCCCGAGGTTATGACGTAGAGGTTTACCATTGCGGTTTTGATCCGCACAGCCTTGATATGGTGATCGTCCGCGAGCTGGATTTCGCCATTTTTGACAGCACTGCACCACATGAATATTTCCCCGAAAGAGAAACCGATGAAATCATCGATATGTATTCAGAATTAATCAATCCGGGTACGGATGAAAAATATGAAACAGAAATCAAGGATGTTGGCGGAAGGTATAAAGCCAAAATGAATGAAGCAATCGCTTCACTGGCCCATGCAAAAGAACTGCGTGATCAATTGGAAGCAATTTATATCAAAGCCATGGATTTTGCAAAGGTTGATGAAATCACAGGCCTGATAAAAAAAGAATTTGAAAGCCTTAGTGCCAATTAGCACCAAACTGGGCACTTTGCATACATTACATGGAATACATCTAGAGAGGGGATATGAGTTTGCATAACAATAACTTCTACCCGTATGGACAAAACCAGCAATTTGAAGAAGACTACGATATTTTTGAAAATGACTATTACCATCAGCAAGACTTGAGAACCTTTGGAGGATTCCCGGGAGGTGGTCCTGGCGGTTTTCCAGGCCAGGGTGGAGGCATTCCTGGCGGTGGATTTCCTGGGCAAGGCGGCGGCATTCCCGGCGGTGGATTTCCGGGTGGCGGACCAGGTGGATACCCTGGTGGGGGCCAGCAGGCAGGAAGCCCGCCAACAACACCGCCGCCAGCTTTCGTGCCGCAAGAGCAGGTGACTGCTTTTGCTGTCGACCCAGGCGCCATTAGAGGGTGTATGTACCGTTTTACGTACATCTGGCTGATCGATGGCAGAAGTTTCTGGTTCTATCCAATCTTCCTGGGACGCAATTCAGTCGCCGGCTGGAGATGGAGCCGCCGTCGCGGATGGGTATACTACGGCATGGATCTGAGACAAATCCGGTCATTCAGGTGCAGCTAGAATCAGAGCTTTTAAAAGAGGAGCATGCAGCTTCTCTTTTTTTACTGGAAAAAGTCAAGATTTTTTTCCAATTCGCGGAATGAGGGCAGAAATTAGCGGAATTAATCGTGGTTTTCGCGGAAATCCATTCAGTTTTCGCGGAATTCCCCCGTCCGAAATCCAACTCAAAAAACCCGGCTGGCATCCCGCCAACCGGTTTTCGAAGTGTTAAAACTGATTCAAACTCACATTAGAATAACATATGCGCAACCAGTACGATGATTGGCAATGTAATGATTGTACGCTGAAGGAAGATGATGAACAATTCCCAGAAGGAAACCGGAATTTTTGATCCCAGCAGCAATCCGCCTACTTCTGACATGTAGATCAGCTGGGTAACAGAAACAGCCGCGACGATGAATCTTGTCATTGGGCTGGCGATATCAGCACCGATAACTGAAGGCAGGAACATGTCCGCAAATCCGACAATCAATGTCTCGGATGCAGCCTTAGCCTCAGGAACCTGCATCAGCCCCAGCAGCGGAATGAACGGCATACCAAGCCATTGGAACACAGGTGTATATTCTGCCACAATTAAAGCAAGTGTACCAAGAGCCATGACGATTGGCGCGACGCCCATCCACATATCAAGTATATTACGGACACCAGCCATCAAGAAATCTTTTATGCTTTTATTGCCGGCTGCTTTTTCAACAGCCTGGGCCATTCCCCATGAGAACGGTGTATAACCTTCCGGGATGTCTTCTTCCGAATAGTCGGTGTTCTGTTCTGTGAAGTACGTATCCTGCTTCGTTGATAGTGGCGGGATTCTCGGAAGAATGATGGCAGCGATCACGCCTGCACCTGTAACCGTCAGATAAAAAGGAACGAACATGTGAGCCAGATGAACCTGGGAAATGACGACAAGGCTGAACGTGATGGAAACCACTGAGAAAGTCGTGCCAATGACAACAGCTTCTCTTTTGGTGTAATAACCTTCTTCATATTGCTTGCTAGTTAAAAGGACACCGATAGTGCCATCGCCAAGCCAGGATGTCAGGCAGTCGATTGAAGAACGGCCAGGCAATTTGAAAATGGGACGCATAACTTTTGTCATCAGGGTGCCAAACAATTCGAGCAAACCGAAGTCCAGGAGCAACGGAAGAAATAAGCCTGCAAACAGGAAAACTGCGAAAAGGATTGGCAAAAGGTCATTGAGCAGCAATCCTCCGGTGTTGGATGACCAAATCGCTTCCGGACCTAATTTGAATAAGGCCATAATTGCAAAAATAGCGCCAAGCAGTCTTGCAAAAAGCCAGATAGCTGGCACATCGAATAACGCCTTAAGGAAATGATTGCGATTCAGGATTTCTGGCCTGACGGTTTTTATTAGTAGAGTACCGATAAAAGTCAAAACTATGATTACAGTCATGATCGCCGGCAGGGTTCCGCCAAGCAAGTCCTGTACCCAACCAGACAATACCGCGATTGGGATGGTGATTTCTCCTTTGTAGGAGATCGGTATCATAAAAAAGAATATTCCTATTAATGAGGGAATGAGGAATGCTAATAAATTCCCTGTAGATCTCGTGTTACGTAATGGTTTTTCCAAAATTCATTCACCCTTAATACATATTTATAAGCCAAAAAACATTTTAATGCATAACCCCTGTTTTGCCAACAATTTTGCAAGCCCAATTCCTTCCTGTGTTATATTCTCCTAAAGAGGGTCAGCTAAACTGAAAACAGAAACTTAAGCCAACTTCTTATTATTTTGGCAAAGTGAATGAAAGGATTTACAAAAAATTAAGGGAGTGCCTTTTAGAAGGCACTCCCTTTTATTGAATATATACCCTTGTTTCATAAGGTTTTAGCGTATATTCTGTTCCCTGTCCTTGATCTGCCACTTCATAATTGTTAAGGAGCAGCTTGCTTGTCTCAAGCGGGAATCCGTCGAAATCAAATGTTGCTGGCTCATTAGAAAGATTGGAAATCACCAGGGCTTTTTTGCCGTCCAATGTGCGGGTATATGCATAAATTTGTTCATGGTTTTCAAGCACTAAATCATATGCGCCGTATGTGAATACATCATTGGCTTTCTTCATTTCGATCATTTTTTTATAAAAATGAAGGATGGAGTTCGGATCCTTAAGCTGTGCCTCTACATTGACGGCTGTGTAATTCGGATTCATTCCAAGCCAAGGCTTTCCAGTAGTAAAACCGGCATTCGCAGCGTCCGACCATTGCATTGGCGTGCGTGAATTATCGCGGCTTGTTGCCCAGATGAAGTCCATGATTTCTTCGTGTGGGACTCCATTCTCACGGCGGATTTGATACAGGTTTTTGATGGCAACATCATCATAATCTTCAATGGAAGGGAACTGGACATTCGTCATGCCGATCTCCTGTCCTTGATAAATGAAAGGCGTGCCTTGCATCAGGAAGTACATGGATGCAAGCGCAGTTGCACTTTCGCGCCAATATTCCTTGTCATCTCCCCAGGTCGAAACAATACGAGCTTTATCATGATTTTCAATGAATAGTGCATTCCATCCGTGGCCTTCAAGTCCCTTTTGCCAGCGGGTAAAAGTCTTCTTCAGTCTAGGCAGATCCAGGGCTTTCTTTTCTGAATCCCAAAGATCAAGATGTTCAAACTGGAATACCATATTAAATTTGCCTTGTTCTTCGCCAACCCATAGATCAGCTTCCTCAATACTCACGCCGTTAGCTTCGCCCACTGTCATGATGTCGTATTTTGAGAAGGTTTCCTGTTTTAGCTCCTCAAGGAAGGTCTGGATTCCATCGACATTCATATGCTTGGCAAAAGAAGAAACATATTGCTGTCCATCAGGATTAGGCATATCCTTAAGGCCAGCTTCCTTCTTGATATGGCTGATGGCATCGACACGGAAACCATCGATTCCCTTATCAAGCCACCA comes from Mesobacillus jeotgali and encodes:
- the ybaK gene encoding Cys-tRNA(Pro) deacylase, whose protein sequence is MAKVKTNAMRILDTQKVPYEILTYDSNDGKIDGVSVAGKIGRETAQVYKTLVAVGASKNLYVFVIPVEAELDLKKAAKEAGEKKVEMLPVKDIQKFTGYIRGGCSPIGMKKNYATFLDESGKELETIIVSAGKIGYQIELSPESLLHASVGKYSNLIK
- a CDS encoding YjiH family protein, with translation MIPISYKGEITIPIAVLSGWVQDLLGGTLPAIMTVIIVLTFIGTLLIKTVRPEILNRNHFLKALFDVPAIWLFARLLGAIFAIMALFKLGPEAIWSSNTGGLLLNDLLPILFAVFLFAGLFLPLLLDFGLLELFGTLMTKVMRPIFKLPGRSSIDCLTSWLGDGTIGVLLTSKQYEEGYYTKREAVVIGTTFSVVSITFSLVVISQVHLAHMFVPFYLTVTGAGVIAAIILPRIPPLSTKQDTYFTEQNTDYSEEDIPEGYTPFSWGMAQAVEKAAGNKSIKDFLMAGVRNILDMWMGVAPIVMALGTLALIVAEYTPVFQWLGMPFIPLLGLMQVPEAKAASETLIVGFADMFLPSVIGADIASPMTRFIVAAVSVTQLIYMSEVGGLLLGSKIPVSFWELFIIFLQRTIITLPIIVLVAHMLF
- a CDS encoding transporter, translated to MHNNNFYPYGQNQQFEEDYDIFENDYYHQQDLRTFGGFPGGGPGGFPGQGGGIPGGGFPGQGGGIPGGGFPGGGPGGYPGGGQQAGSPPTTPPPAFVPQEQVTAFAVDPGAIRGCMYRFTYIWLIDGRSFWFYPIFLGRNSVAGWRWSRRRGWVYYGMDLRQIRSFRCS
- a CDS encoding glycoside hydrolase family 13 protein translates to MKHTWWKEAVAYQVYPRSFMDSNGDGIGDLQGMISKLDYLKDLGIDVIWICPMYKSPNDDNGYDISDYQDIMDEFGTMEDFDRLLAETHKRGMKLIIDLVINHTSDEHQWFIESRESKDSAKRDWYIWRDGKDGAEPNNWESIFGGSAWEYDEMTDQYFLHIFSRKQPDLNWENKEVRTALYDMINWWLDKGIDGFRVDAISHIKKEAGLKDMPNPDGQQYVSSFAKHMNVDGIQTFLEELKQETFSKYDIMTVGEANGVSIEEADLWVGEEQGKFNMVFQFEHLDLWDSEKKALDLPRLKKTFTRWQKGLEGHGWNALFIENHDKARIVSTWGDDKEYWRESATALASMYFLMQGTPFIYQGQEIGMTNVQFPSIEDYDDVAIKNLYQIRRENGVPHEEIMDFIWATSRDNSRTPMQWSDAANAGFTTGKPWLGMNPNYTAVNVEAQLKDPNSILHFYKKMIEMKKANDVFTYGAYDLVLENHEQIYAYTRTLDGKKALVISNLSNEPATFDFDGFPLETSKLLLNNYEVADQGQGTEYTLKPYETRVYIQ
- a CDS encoding PRK06851 family protein, which translates into the protein MAGKILNYFAGGNTARGFYSLYDSSLQGLSRLFILKGGPGTGKSSLMKTIGNEWQKKGYDIQFLHCSSDNKSIDGVLIPDLNAGIVDGTAPHVIEPKAPGAVEEYVNLGEAWDSGKLQEHKETILELSEKISSAFNTAYSLFADALRIHDEWEKIYIENMDFEKANDLTNRLIEKLFGDSRSAAGKGRVHDRFLGAATPAGAVDFVPNLTETVGKRYFIKGRPGSGKSTMLKKLAAEAHSRGYDVEVYHCGFDPHSLDMVIVRELDFAIFDSTAPHEYFPERETDEIIDMYSELINPGTDEKYETEIKDVGGRYKAKMNEAIASLAHAKELRDQLEAIYIKAMDFAKVDEITGLIKKEFESLSAN